GAAGGTATATTGCCCCGCCTCGATGCGCTGCTTGAGATCATGGAAAATTGATTCGAATTTTGCTTTAGGCATAAACTCACCTCTGGTCTTTATTGTCGATTTCATTATAGTATAGATTCATGTCTATTGCCAGCGGAAGTTTACTGATTTTTTTTACTTCTTAAAAAATAATATTTACTCTTGACTTGTTTAAACAAGTGTGGCAGTATATAACTACAGAGTTGTTTAAACAAGTTTCCGAAAGGAGCATGAACATGGGTCAGTACACAGAGGACTCAAAGGAGCTTTTGCGTCTGGTAGGTGGCAAGGATAATATAGCCGCTGTGTCTCATTGCATCACGCGGATGCGCTTTGTGCTGGGGGATCCCAAGAAAGCGAACGTCGAGGCCATCGAGGCTATGAAGGTGGTGAAGGGCAGCTTTACACAGGCTGGACAGTTCCAGGTTATCATCGGCAATACGGTGAGTGAGTTCTATAAGGATTTCACGGCGGTGGCCGGAATTGAGGGCGTTTCCAAGGAGGCAGTCAAGGCAGCAGCCGGGGCTAATCAGAATATTTTCCAGCGTGGAGCAGCCATAGCTGCAGAGATTTTTGCTCCGTTGATTCCAGCTATCATCACCGGTGGTCTGATTTTAGGATTCCGCAACTGCATTGATTCCCTGTATATTTTTGAAAACGGCACCCAAACTTTGGTTGAACTCAGTCAGTTCTGGGCAGGCATGGATCACTTCCTCTGGCTGATAGGCGAAGCTGTCTTCCACCTGGGGATTCCTGTGGGTATCTGTTGGTCAGTGGTGAGGAAGATGGGAGGTACACCCATCTTGGGCATCGTGCTGGGGCTGACACTGGTCTCCAGTCAGCTGCTGAATGCTTATGCCGTGGCCACTACTCCGGCAGACAAGATTCCCTTCTGGGATTTCGGCGGGTTTACTGTGGATATGATTGGCTATCAGGCCCAGGTGTTGCCGGCAATCCTGGCTGCTTTGACCCTGGTCTATCTGGAGAGATTCTTCCGGAAGATTACTCCTGCCGTGATTTCCATGATAGTGGTGCCTTTCTGCAGTCTGGTGCTGACAGTATGCGCAGCCCATTTCGTGCTTGGTCCAATCGGCTGGAAGATTGGTTCGGCCATTTCTGCCGTAGTCTTCTCGGGGATTACGGGTGATTTCAGGGTGATTTTCGGAGCCATCTTTGGCTTCATCTATGCGCCGTTGGTTATCACAGGCTTGCACCATATGACCAATGCCATTGATTTGCAGCTGATTGCCGATTACCATGGCACAATGCTCTGGCCTATGATTGCTCTTTCCAATATAGCCCAGGGTTCTGCAGTTTTGGCCATGATTTACCTG
This genomic interval from Selenomonas sp. AB3002 contains the following:
- the treP gene encoding PTS system trehalose-specific EIIBC component → MGQYTEDSKELLRLVGGKDNIAAVSHCITRMRFVLGDPKKANVEAIEAMKVVKGSFTQAGQFQVIIGNTVSEFYKDFTAVAGIEGVSKEAVKAAAGANQNIFQRGAAIAAEIFAPLIPAIITGGLILGFRNCIDSLYIFENGTQTLVELSQFWAGMDHFLWLIGEAVFHLGIPVGICWSVVRKMGGTPILGIVLGLTLVSSQLLNAYAVATTPADKIPFWDFGGFTVDMIGYQAQVLPAILAALTLVYLERFFRKITPAVISMIVVPFCSLVLTVCAAHFVLGPIGWKIGSAISAVVFSGITGDFRVIFGAIFGFIYAPLVITGLHHMTNAIDLQLIADYHGTMLWPMIALSNIAQGSAVLAMIYLQRKNAAAQEINVPAWISCYLGVTEPAIFGVNLKYFFPFICGMTGSACAAVVCVSTSTTANAIGVGGVPGILSIQPQYMPSFALSMVAAIVVPFILTVIVGKKKGVDKENVLEMASVDHVEGSVVPVQAAACEHELLAFLDGEVISLVEVNDGVFSAGMVGEGLAIRPCSETLFSPVSARVAVLMEDSRHAVGLVLPDGVEILLHVGLDTVDMQGDGFEYLVKAGDEVQAGTPLLKFDREKIKKAGHEDVTVCIITNKNGVDSFAFKTGIQGKAGETVIAAY